Sequence from the Pedobacter sp. D749 genome:
ATTGGCATTTTCAGATGTCTTTATCTCATACCCGGCATCTTCCAAAATAAATGTACAGAGATCAAGGATATCCCTATTATCATCAAAAACAAATATTTTTTTTGTAACTATCATATTAACCTCCGAAAAAGCAATTAATCATTTAATTTATTTATATAATCAGCCATATCGTGGCTATCCAATATTACATGCGGCTTAACATTAATAACCGCCTGTTGTGGCATATACGGCATTATGGCCGAATTTGGATTCTGTATAACTACGCTACCACCATAATTGTTTACACTTTTTAACCCCTCTACCCCATCAGCATTAGATCCTGAAAGTAAAATACAGACTAGTTTTTCTTTAAAAACCTCAGCTGCTGATTGAAAGGTAACGTCAATTGATGGTCGGGAATAGTTTATTTTTTCAGAGTAATCTAAAGAAATACTTCGGTCTTCCTCTATCAGCATATGGTAGTCTGCAGGTGCTATAAAAACTTTGCCCGGTATTAAAAATTCCTTCTCCTCTGCCTCACCAACGGCCAATGTTGTCCGCGATTTTAATAAATCGGTTAACAGAGATTCGTTACTTGCCTTACGGTGAACCACTAATATAATAGGAAAACGAATATCGTTGCGTAAGGCCGGAAAAATTTCGAGCAAAACATCTAAACTACCGGCCGAACCGCCAATAATTAATGCACTGCAAGTGGTAGAACCTATAGTTTCCGCCATATTTTCTCCATTTTAACCCTTTTGTATTCTTTGGCTTTCGGCCAAAACTCCAAACTTTCTTTGCTGCCCAGAGCAAGATAACCCAATTTTTCTATACTACCATCAAATAGGTTAAATACTTTATGTTGCAATTCTTTATCGAAATAAATTAAAACGTTTCTACATAAAATTAACTGAAACTCATTAAAAGAATGATCAGAAGCCAGGTTATGGGTAGAAAAGATCATCTTCCGATTTAAACTTTCATCAAATTTAGCCAAAGAGTAGTTCGCGGTATAATAAGTAGAAAAATCTTTTAAGCCTCCTGATTGCAAATAGTTTTCGGAATACTGCTTTAAATATGTTAATGGAAACATGCCTTTTTTTGCTTTTTCTAAAACCGATGGATTAATATCAGTAGCATAAATAAGTGATTTATGAAGCAAATTAAGTTCTTTTAAAACAATGGCAAGCGAATAAGCTTCTTCTCCGGTAGAGCAGCCAGCCACCCAAATCCGGATAAAAGGATAGGTGCCGAGTACCGGAAGTACATCATTCCGTAAAGACTTATAAAAGGAAGGATCGCGGAACATTTCGGTAACATTAACCGTAATTTCCTCTAAAAAACGCTTGAAGTATTGCTTATCTGTTTTAACCGTATAACGAAATTCGGCGAAACTCACAAAATTATCCATTCCATAAAGGCGTATAATCCTTCTTTTTATCGATGCATGGGAGTATTCCAGAAAATCATAACCGTGATTTTCTAAAACATCATTCAATAGGATTTCTACCTGCTCATTATCTATCGCGTCACTGATCACCGGCTATTTAGTAAAATTTTCTATTTGCATTAGTAACTCGTCAACATTTATTGGTTTTGAAACATAGCCCGAAGCACCTGCGTTTAAGCAACGCTCCTTATCGCCTACCATGGCCTGGGCGGTTACGGCTAAGACAGGGATATTCTGCATTTTAGCCGATTTCTTCATTACAGCAATAGCCTGATAACCATCCATATCCGGCATCATCATATCCATTAAAACAATTGAAACATTATCATGCTTTTCTAAAATGGAAAAGCCATCTTTGGCACTTATAGCAGATAAACAATCAAAACCTTTGGCCTTTAAAACAGCTTTTAAAGCAAAAATGTTTCGGTTATCATCATCAATTATGAGAATTAATTTTTGAGGCATAAAAATAAAATGGGTTATGATGTATGATGATTTTCGTATAACCAAACTCTTAATAACGAGATCAGCTGATCCATATCTACTGGTTTGCTGATGTAATCGGATGCACCTGCAGCAATACATTTTTCACGATCACCCATCATCGCTTTTGCGGTAACAGCTAAAATTGGCAGGTTGCGGTATTTGATATCCTGTCTGATGGCTGTTGTAGTTTCATAGCCATCTAGTTCCGGCATCATCATATCCATTAAAACAACATCAATTTCGGGATTTTCATTTAATAGTTTCAGGGCTTCCTTACCATCTATGGCGGCCACTACTTTCATCTGGTGCTGCTCTAACATTTTGGTTAAGGAGAAGATATTGCGCACATCATCATCCGCTACCAGAACCGTTTTTCCAACCAATACATCCTGTAGTTCGGAAAACTTTTTAGGTGTTTTGTTTTTCTCCTTGCTTTTTTCTTCTACCAGGTGCAGGAACAGGCCTGCTTCATCCAGAATACGTTGATA
This genomic interval carries:
- a CDS encoding two-component system response regulator; translation: MPQKLILIIDDDNRNIFALKAVLKAKGFDCLSAISAKDGFSILEKHDNVSIVLMDMMMPDMDGYQAIAVMKKSAKMQNIPVLAVTAQAMVGDKERCLNAGASGYVSKPINVDELLMQIENFTK
- a CDS encoding chemotaxis protein CheB — its product is MAETIGSTTCSALIIGGSAGSLDVLLEIFPALRNDIRFPIILVVHRKASNESLLTDLLKSRTTLAVGEAEEKEFLIPGKVFIAPADYHMLIEEDRSISLDYSEKINYSRPSIDVTFQSAAEVFKEKLVCILLSGSNADGVEGLKSVNNYGGSVVIQNPNSAIMPYMPQQAVINVKPHVILDSHDMADYINKLND
- a CDS encoding protein-glutamate O-methyltransferase CheR is translated as MISDAIDNEQVEILLNDVLENHGYDFLEYSHASIKRRIIRLYGMDNFVSFAEFRYTVKTDKQYFKRFLEEITVNVTEMFRDPSFYKSLRNDVLPVLGTYPFIRIWVAGCSTGEEAYSLAIVLKELNLLHKSLIYATDINPSVLEKAKKGMFPLTYLKQYSENYLQSGGLKDFSTYYTANYSLAKFDESLNRKMIFSTHNLASDHSFNEFQLILCRNVLIYFDKELQHKVFNLFDGSIEKLGYLALGSKESLEFWPKAKEYKRVKMEKIWRKL